The sequence below is a genomic window from Polaribacter vadi.
TGAATGCTAGCGATAATAACATTGTGAATATCGATATTCAAAGAAATGCAAATCTAGAAACCTTACTAATTAATAACAATCTTTTAGAAAGAGCAGTTTTAAGAAACGGAAATAATGCAGCAATCACAAATTTAGATATTACAGGCAACGAAAATTTAACGTGTATTTCTGTTGATAACGTTGCTTATGCTAATGATAATTGGTTAAATAAAGATACAACTGCTACTTATAGCACAGATTGTAATGCTATTTGGGAAGTGTATACAGAAGATTCTAGTTTAGAGGATTCTTTAAATTCAATTGCAGGTTTAGATGATGATGGAGATGGAATGATTACCTATGAAGAAGCACAAGCATTTACAGGCGATTTAGATTTAAGTGGACAAAATATTACTTCAGTTACAGGTTTAGAAGCGTTTACAAATGCTGCAAGCATCAATATATCTGGCAATAGTATTACAGATATCAGTAGCTTATTAACTGCAAATACTGTAGTAGTTTCTTCTAGGATTTCTGGTAAAACAAAAAGTATAGCCAGAAGTAAAAATAATGTCAAAAAATTAAATGTTGCTGATAACTTAATTGAAGAAATTGATATTTCTGAAATTTCAACATTTACAGAATTAATTGTAAGGAATAATAAGTTAATTTATTTAAACATTAATAATGATAGCAATGCAAATCTTTTAAACCTAGATGCAACTGGAAACCCAGATTTAAAGTGTATTCAAGTAGATGATGTTGCTTTTGCAAACGGAAACGCAAATTGGACCAAAGATCCTGTAGCGAGTTACAATACCTATTGTCCTCCTGCAGGAACATTGGCTGTAGATGAAAACTTTTTAAATGAAAATATTGGAATGTATCCAAACCCTGCAACTTCAAGGATTGAAATTTCAGTTTCAAATGGTTTGATTTTAAAGTCGATAGAAATTTACAATTTGGTGGGTAAAAAACTACAAACAACTCAAAATAGCGATGTAAATCTTTTAGGATTAGCAACTGGAGTATATGTGGTAAAAATTAAAACGAATAAAGGTTCAATTCATAAAAAACTAATTAAAAATTAGAATTTATCTTTAAAATAGAAAAAAGAGAATAGAGAAAATAACATTTAAAACAAGACTAGTTACACAATTAGTCTTGTTTTTTTTTATAGAATACACAAAAAAACATAAATATATTTACTGATTATTAAATCAAAAACAATCAATTTTAAACAAATTAATCTTTTTGGTACATTTTTTGAATTTAACTGCTCATTAACAGCTTCTATCATTAGAATTACTATTTTTGAAGCGTTAAGAAAATAACATTTATGAAGTTTCAGAAAATTATAATCTTATTATTTGTGTTGATTGCAAATAGTGGATTTTCGCAAAATACAACTACTTATAAATCAGAAAGAGAAAAAACGCACGATTTAGTGCATACAAAACTAAAAGTTGATTTTAATTTTGACGATAAAACCATGAATGGGGAAGCTTGGATTACTGCAAAGCCTCACTTTTATACAACTTATAAAATTACGTTGGATGCTAATTCCATGATTATCAAAGAGGTTTCTCTAAATAATAAAAAGCTACCTTTTAATTATAATGATTTCGATTTATCAATCGAATTGCCAAAAACGTATCAAAAAGACGAAGAATTTACTATTTACATCAAGTATACTGCAAGACCAGAAAAGGCAAAAGACAGAATTACAGAAACAATAACCGATAAAAAAGGCTTGTATTTTATCAATGCAGATGGAATTGACAAAAATAAACCTACGCAAATTTGGACTCAAGGTGAAACAGAAGCCAATTCAATTTGGTTTCCTACTATTGATGCTCCAAACCAAAAAACATCCCAAGAAATTTATATAACAGTTCCTAACAAGTACAAAACACTTTCAAACGGAACGTTAGTAAACCAAACAAATGTTGGGAATAATAGAACAGATTATTGGAAATTCGATCAAAAACATGCACCTTATTTAGTGTTTATGGCTGTTGGTGAGTTTGAAATTATCAAAGATTCATACAAGAATATCCCTGTAAATTATTATGTAGAAAAGGAATATGCTTCGAATGCAAAAGATATTTTTGGGTTAACTCCAGAAATGATTGGTTTCTTTTCAGAGAAATTAGGAGTGGAATATCCTTGGGAAGCGTATAATCAAATTGTGGTAAGAGATTACGTTTCTGGAGCTATGGAGAACACAACAGCAGTTGTGCATGGAGAACAGGCCTATCAAAAACCAGGACAATTAATTGATGAAAATGTTCAAGAAAATACTATTGCTCACGAAATTATGCATCATTGGTTTGGCAATTTAGTCACTTCAGAAAGTTGGAGTAATCTTACCTTAAATGAATCTTTTGCCAATTATGGTGAATATTTATGGCAAGAATATAAATACGGAAAAGTTGCCAAAGAAATGCATTATTTTGAGCAATTAGAGGCGTATAAAAACGGACAAAATGATGCCAAAAGTTTAGTTCGTTATCAATATGATGATCAAGAAGAGTTGTTTGATTTAGTAAGCTATAACAAAGGTGGCGCAATTCTACATAATCTACGAACCTATTTAGGTGATGAAGCTTTTTTCTTAGGATTAAAGCAGTATTTAACTCAATATAAATACCAAGATGTAGAAGTTTCGCAATTGCGTTTGGTGTTTGAAGAATTAACAGGGAAGGACTTAAACTGGTTTTTTAATCAGTGGTATTTTGGCGCAAATCACCCAAATATAGAAATTTCTTACGATTACAATACGTTGCAAAAAACGGTGACAGTAAATATCATTCAGTTGCAAGGAGAAACGTTTCAATTTCCTTTTGCTATTGATATTTTTGAAGGAACTAAAAGAACAAGACACAATGTTTTTGTAGAAGGAAATGATGCTTCTTTTACGTTTACTTATAACAAACAACCCAATTTAATCCAAGTAAATGCAGACAATGTATTGATTTGTAAAATTTATGAAAACAAGATTTTAAGTGATTATATTTTTCAGTTAAAAAATGCTGATAATTACGCACACAGAAGAGAAGCTTTGTTGGAAGTTGTTAAAAAACAAGAAGATAAAGATGCTTTTAATGCAGTAGTTGCTGCCTTGAATGATGAATCTTTTAAAATAAGACAGTTAGCGTTACAAAATATCGACTTAATTAATAAAAACACAAAGAAAGATGCCATTTCCAAAATTATGAAAATGGCCAACAACGATTCAAAAACTATTGTGCAAGCTGAAGCTTTAAACACGTTAGGAAAGTTAACAGATCCAGAATTAAAATCGGTGTTTGCAAAAGCATTAGAAAGTAAATCGTATTCGGTTTTGGGCAAAGCACTGGTTTCTATGTATTATATTGATAAACCAACTGCGTTAAAAAAATCGAAAGAATTGCCAGATGAAGTGCGTAAAATTTTAGCAACGCCTTTAACCCGAATTTTTATCGAAGAAAATGACGAAACTGAATTGCCTTTTATCGCAAAAACAGTAGTTTCTGGGATGTTTCTAACCAATGATGATGATACTAAAGAGTTGTATCAAAAGGCATTTAAACAAATTTCTGAAAGCAACAATACAGAAGCTATTCAAAATACGGTGGATGATATGGTTGTAAAAGGAACCGAGTTTAAAGGGTTTAATTTTGATAAAGTGGTCATCAATTTAATGAGAAATATGATTGACGATCAAAAGAAAGCGAATAAACCAAACAAAGAACGAAATATAGAAATTATTAAAACAGCCATGGCTAAATTGCTGTAGTTTAATTTAAAAAATAATGAGCTATATTATTAGTATTGCAATTCTTCTTATGGTGTTGTTTTTTGCTTTAAAACCTAAAAAGAAGTCGAAAATTGTGTCTTTGAAAGATGTGATAGTTCCTGAACATTGGCATCAAATATTAGTGCAAAACGTTTTGTTTTACAAGAAGTTAACAAAAGAGGAGCAAACCCTTTTTCAAGCTAAAATGGTTCGTTTTTTAGAAGCAACAACTATTGAAGCAATTCATTTTGAATTGGAAGAATTAGATCGATTGTTAATTGCAGCAAGTGCTGTAATTCCTGTTTTTAGATTCCCAAATTGGCACTATGCAAATCTCTCTACTGTTTTAATGTATCCTGATTAATTTTGATGAAGAGTTGCAATTCAGCAGTAAAACCGAAGGTAGAAATATTGGTGGTTTAGTAGGTACAGGAAGATTTGAAAACCACATGATTTTATCTAGAAAAGCATTGCATCATGGTTTTAGCAATAAAACTGATAAAGGCAACACAGCCATTCACGAATTTATACATTTGTTAGACAAAGCAGATGGTGTTGTTGACGGAATTCCGAATGCGTTGTTAGACAAACAATACACCATTCCATATTTGCAATTGGTGCATAAAAAGATGGAGGAAATCAATAACGACAAATCTGATATCAGAAATTATGGAGGTACTTCTCAAACTGAGTTTTTTAGCAGTGGCTGGAGAATACTTTTTTGAAAGACCAAAATTGCTAAAAAGAAAACATCCAGCATTGTATGAAATGTTGAAAAGTTGTTTTGTGAAGTGATGTTGGTATTTTTAATATTTTAAGCAGATATAGGATTTATTTGAATTTGGCCACCAATTGCTTTTAAAACTTTCATTATTGTTGCAAATTGTGGTTTAGAACCATCAGATAAAGCTTTGTATAAACTAGGTCTACTTAAACCAGTTTCTTCAGATATTTTAGTCATTCCTATTGCTTTTGCAACATGTCCAATTGCGTTTATGATATCTGTAGTATTTCCTTCTTCTAAAACAGTGTTTAAATATTCAGCAATCATTTCCTTGCTGTCTAAATAATCGGCTATATCAAATTTTGAAGTTTCCATTTTTTATTTATTTAATTTATTCCAGATTTCTTTTGCTTTGTTGATGTCTTTTTGTTGGGTAGATTTATCTCCACCAATAAGTAATACAATTATTTTACCATCTTTTTCTTTAAAATAAATTCGATAACCTTTTGCATAATTAATTCTCAACTCTCTTATTCCATCGCCTACAGATTTAGAATCTCCAAAATGCTCATCAATCTCTAATTTCTGAATTCTAAATATAATTTTTGCTTTGGCTTTAAAATCTTTCAATTTTCTTAGCCATTTGTCAAATTCGATAGTTTTCTCAATAAAGAACATAAAACACTGTATCTACTTGGATACAAAAATAAGTAATTTTTAGAGTTATTAAAAACTTTTTTAAGCGTGATATAATTAGTCCATAAAAAAATGGAGGAAATTAATAACGACAAATCCGATATTAGAAATTATGGAGGCACTTCTCAAACTGAGTTTTTAGCAGTGGCAGGAGAATACTTTTTTGAAAGACCTAAATTGCTAAAAAGAAAACATCCAGCATTGTATAAGATGCTGGAGAGTTGTTTTGTGAGGTGATGTTTGAGTTTCTGAATTATTTTAAACTTTCTATTTTTTATAGTCTAGAAAATCAGAGAAAATTCGATCTGTAAAATATCTTTAGCTTTCGATGTTGAAAGGGAAATCAAAATTATCAATACCTATTTCTTTTATAGGAATAAAATTCTCAAGTTCTTTTTCTAAAATCCTTCTTCTTTTATCAATTTCACCTAGTAATTTTGAACAAATCATTTCAATATTTAGAAGCATTTCATTTGAAAAAGTCAATCTAGTTTTATTTCTTAAAGGAATTAATAAATCTAGTTTTTTTATTATTTACACTCATATAATAAGGTTTTATATCAATTATATCAGAGTCAGAATGAGCAATAGCTTTATTTCTAAGTTTTATCAAGGAATTGTGCAGTTCTTTTTCATTGGTGTTTAAAATCTTGATAACATTTTTGTTTAAATCAGGAATAGAATTTTTAGAATTTTTATCATTTCCAGAGAAAGGTCTTGAGTATGC
It includes:
- a CDS encoding zinc-dependent peptidase, encoding MSYIISIAILLMVLFFALKPKKKSKIVSLKDVIVPEHWHQILVQNVLFYKKLTKEEQTLFQAKMVRFLEATTIEAIHFELEELDRLLIAASAVIPVFRFPNWHYANLSTVLMYPD
- a CDS encoding M1 family metallopeptidase — encoded protein: MKFQKIIILLFVLIANSGFSQNTTTYKSEREKTHDLVHTKLKVDFNFDDKTMNGEAWITAKPHFYTTYKITLDANSMIIKEVSLNNKKLPFNYNDFDLSIELPKTYQKDEEFTIYIKYTARPEKAKDRITETITDKKGLYFINADGIDKNKPTQIWTQGETEANSIWFPTIDAPNQKTSQEIYITVPNKYKTLSNGTLVNQTNVGNNRTDYWKFDQKHAPYLVFMAVGEFEIIKDSYKNIPVNYYVEKEYASNAKDIFGLTPEMIGFFSEKLGVEYPWEAYNQIVVRDYVSGAMENTTAVVHGEQAYQKPGQLIDENVQENTIAHEIMHHWFGNLVTSESWSNLTLNESFANYGEYLWQEYKYGKVAKEMHYFEQLEAYKNGQNDAKSLVRYQYDDQEELFDLVSYNKGGAILHNLRTYLGDEAFFLGLKQYLTQYKYQDVEVSQLRLVFEELTGKDLNWFFNQWYFGANHPNIEISYDYNTLQKTVTVNIIQLQGETFQFPFAIDIFEGTKRTRHNVFVEGNDASFTFTYNKQPNLIQVNADNVLICKIYENKILSDYIFQLKNADNYAHRREALLEVVKKQEDKDAFNAVVAALNDESFKIRQLALQNIDLINKNTKKDAISKIMKMANNDSKTIVQAEALNTLGKLTDPELKSVFAKALESKSYSVLGKALVSMYYIDKPTALKKSKELPDEVRKILATPLTRIFIEENDETELPFIAKTVVSGMFLTNDDDTKELYQKAFKQISESNNTEAIQNTVDDMVVKGTEFKGFNFDKVVINLMRNMIDDQKKANKPNKERNIEIIKTAMAKLL
- a CDS encoding addiction module antidote protein; the protein is METSKFDIADYLDSKEMIAEYLNTVLEEGNTTDIINAIGHVAKAIGMTKISEETGLSRPSLYKALSDGSKPQFATIMKVLKAIGGQIQINPISA
- a CDS encoding zinc-dependent peptidase — encoded protein: MQFSSKTEGRNIGGLVGTGRFENHMILSRKALHHGFSNKTDKGNTAIHEFIHLLDKADGVVDGIPNALLDKQYTIPYLQLVHKKMEEINNDKSDIRNYGGTSQTEFFSSGWRILF
- a CDS encoding type II toxin-antitoxin system RelE/ParE family toxin encodes the protein MKDFKAKAKIIFRIQKLEIDEHFGDSKSVGDGIRELRINYAKGYRIYFKEKDGKIIVLLIGGDKSTQQKDINKAKEIWNKLNK
- a CDS encoding zinc-dependent peptidase, translating into MEVLLKLSFLAVAGEYFFERPKLLKRKHPALYEMLKSCFVK